The following proteins come from a genomic window of Sorghum bicolor cultivar BTx623 chromosome 3, Sorghum_bicolor_NCBIv3, whole genome shotgun sequence:
- the LOC8054402 gene encoding uncharacterized protein LOC8054402: MEAKFFRFLKLVGVGFKARSESQGRELFLKLGYSHEVQFTAPPAVRVFCFKPNIICCTGIDKDRVHQFAGAVRSCKPPEVYKGKGILYIDEVIKLKPGKKQKK, from the coding sequence ATGGAAGCCAAGTTTTTCCGTTTCCTGAAGCTCGTTGGGGTCGGCTTCAAAGCGAGGTCTGAGAGCCAAGGCCGCGAGCTGTTCCTGAAGCTGGGCTACAGCCACGAGGTGCAGTTCACCGCTCCCCCAGCGGTCCGTGTCTTCTGCTTCAAACCCAACATAATCTGCTGCACTGGCATCGACAAGGACAGGGTGCACCAGTTCGCCGGTGCTGTCCGGAGCTGCAAGCCTCCAGAGGTGTACAAGGGGAAGGGGATCTTGTACATTGacgaggttatcaagctgaagcccgggaagaagcaaaagaagtga
- the LOC8084842 gene encoding jasmonic acid-amido synthetase JAR1 isoform X2, whose amino-acid sequence MTICSSEEIIDEFELLTRDAKRVQQDTLRKILELNGDAEYLNRFNLGRRTDSKSFKSCIPLCVHSDIESYIQRIADGDDSLVLTGKPITSLSVSSGTTQGKPKFLPFNDELLESTVQIFRTSYAFRNREYPIGNGKALQFVYGSKQVFTQGGILATTATTNLYRSRRFKEAMKDIMSQCCSPDEVIFGPDFHQSLYCHLLCGLIYSDEVQFVFSPFAHSLVHAFHTLEEVWEDLCADIRDGVLSKRVTTPSIRQAVSKILRPNPELASSIYIKCQNLSNWYGVIPTLWPNAKYIYGIMTGSMEPYLKKLRHYAGHLPLMSADYGASEGWVGSNVNPTLPPEEVTYAVLPNIAYFEFIPLEKTKGDEMENSSSIHYIESEPVGLTEVEVGKIYEVVITNFAGLYRYRLGDIVEIAGFHNSTPELQFICRRSLVLSINIDKNTEKDLQLAVEEAEKLLAAEKVEVVDFTSLVDRSSDPGHYVIFWELSSDSASEDVLIGCANSMDLAFVDAGYVGSRKIKTIGALELRVLRKGTFGQVMDHYLSLGGAVSQFKTPRFVSQSNSKVLQILSRNVTQCYFSTAYGL is encoded by the exons ATGACAATCTGCAGTAGTGAAGAAATCATTGATGAGTTTGAGTTGCTAACGCGTGATGCTAAACGCGTGCAGCAGGATACATTGAGAAAGATTCTTGAACTGAATGGTGATGCTGAGTATCTGAATCGCTTCAATCTTGGAAGGAGAACAGATTCAAAGAGCTTTAAATCCTGCATTCCTCTATGTGTGCATAGTGACATAGAGTCCTACATCCAGAGGATAGCCGATGGAGATGACTCACTGGTGCTAACTGGGAAGCCCATCACTTCCCTCTCCGTAAG TTCTGGTACGACGCAGGGAAAACCCAAGTTTTTGCCATTCAATGATGAATTGCTTGAGAGTACAGTTCAAATATTCCGAACCTCATATGCTTTTAGAAATCG TGAATATCCTATTGGCAATGGAAAAGCCTTGCAGTTTGTTTATGGGAGCAAGCAAGTCTTCACCCAAGGGGGCATTCTTGCTACAACTGCGACAACAAATTTGTACAGGAGTCGGCGTTTCAAGGAAGCAATGAAGGATATCATGTCTCAGTGCTGCAGTCCTGATGAAGTCATCTTTGGTCCTGACTTCCATCAGTCTTTGTACTGCCATCTATTATGCGGGTTAATCTACTCAGATGAAGTTCAGTTTGTTTTCTCGCCATTTGCACACAGCCTCGTCCATGCATTTCACACCCTCGAGGAGGTATGGGAAGATCTATGTGCTGATATAAGAGATGGTGTTCTCTCAAAGAGAGTCACCACACCTTCTATCCGCCAAGCTGTTTCAAAAATCTTGAGGCCGAATCCTGAGCTTGCTAGCTCGATTTACATTAAGTGCCAGAATCTGAGTAATTGGTATGGGGTAATTCCAACACTATGGCCAAATGCCAAGTACATCTATGGCATTATGACAGGGTCCATGGAGCCATACCTAAAGAAACTGAGACATTATGCTGGTCACTTACCACTGATGAGTGCTGACTATGGTGCATCTGAAGGATGGGTTGGTTCTAATGTAAACCCAACCCTGCCGCCTGAGGAGGTGACATATGCTGTTCTTCCGAATATTGCTTATTTTGAGTTCATTCCTCTGGAAAAAACGAAAGGCGACGAAATGGAGAACAGTTCCTCTATTCACTACATAGAGTCAGAGCCTGTTGGCCTAACTGAAGTTGAGGTTGGCAAAATCTACGAAGTTGTAATAACAAATTTTGCAG GTCTATACCGATACAGACTGGGAGATATTGTGGAGATAGCGGGCTTCCATAACTCGACACCAGAGCTCCAGTTCATCTGCCGCAGAAGTCTAGTCCTCAGCATCAACATCGACAAGAACACAGAGAAAGACCTGCAGCTAGCCGTCGAAGAGGCGGAGAAGCTCTTGGCCGCGGAGAAGGTGGAGGTGGTGGACTTCACGAGCCTCGTGGACAGATCGAGCGACCCAGGGCACTACGTCATCTTCTGGGAGCTGAGCTCCGACAGCGCCAGCGAAGATGTCCTGATCGGCTGCGCCAACAGCATGGACCTGGCCTTTGTGGACGCCGGGTACGTCGGGTCGAGGAAGATCAAGACCATCGGCGCCCTCGAGCTCCGGGTGCTCCGGAAGGGAACCTTCGGGCAGGTCATGGACCACTACCTGAGCCTCGGCGGCGCCGTCAGCCAGTTCAAGACGCCGCGGTTCGTGAGCCAGTCCAACAGCAAGGTGCTGCAGATACTGAGCAGGAACGTCACCCAGTGCTACTTCAGCACTGCATATGGGCTCTGA
- the LOC8054400 gene encoding uncharacterized protein LOC8054400: MSRKHHELEGAGGSGVGSDDAASGKAVWDTGSSLYDSYELAAVRRLLDRRLLAAAGGGVLALRDDGPPPAAGDTRSKGNKSRQVVPVSRVHHRKVTLRALFRAVANKATWAARPRRAPPLACAACAGMVHDQSCGAAVEPDLPPHGQL, from the coding sequence ATGTCTCGGAAGCACCACGAGCTGGAGGGAGCAGGAGGCAGCGGCGTGGGCAGCGACGACGCCGCCAGCGGCAAGGCGGTGTGGGACACCGGGAGCTCCCTGTACGACTCGTACGAGCTGGCCGCCGTGCGCCGGCTCCTCGACAGGCGCCTCCTggcggccgccggcggcggcgtcctcgCTCTCCGCGACGACGGGCCACCACCAGCCGCGGGAGATACGAGGAGCAAAGGCAATAAGAGCAGGCAGGTCGTGCCGGTCAGCAGGGTCCACCACAGGAAGGTCACGCTGAGGGCGCTCTTCAGGGCGGTGGCCAACAAGGCCACCTGGGCGGCCCGGCCGAGGCGAGCGCCGCCGCTCGCCTGTGCCGCCTGCGCTGGCATGGTCCATGACCAGAGTTGTGGTGCCGCGGTCGAGCCGGATCTGCCGCCCCACGGTCAACTTTGA
- the LOC8084842 gene encoding jasmonic acid-amido synthetase JAR1 isoform X1, whose amino-acid sequence MIVLALPEMQKQFTNFTLKQCFFKWFIWLFYSDLDICRPSSSAKAGVKQDTLRKILELNGDAEYLNRFNLGRRTDSKSFKSCIPLCVHSDIESYIQRIADGDDSLVLTGKPITSLSVSSGTTQGKPKFLPFNDELLESTVQIFRTSYAFRNREYPIGNGKALQFVYGSKQVFTQGGILATTATTNLYRSRRFKEAMKDIMSQCCSPDEVIFGPDFHQSLYCHLLCGLIYSDEVQFVFSPFAHSLVHAFHTLEEVWEDLCADIRDGVLSKRVTTPSIRQAVSKILRPNPELASSIYIKCQNLSNWYGVIPTLWPNAKYIYGIMTGSMEPYLKKLRHYAGHLPLMSADYGASEGWVGSNVNPTLPPEEVTYAVLPNIAYFEFIPLEKTKGDEMENSSSIHYIESEPVGLTEVEVGKIYEVVITNFAGLYRYRLGDIVEIAGFHNSTPELQFICRRSLVLSINIDKNTEKDLQLAVEEAEKLLAAEKVEVVDFTSLVDRSSDPGHYVIFWELSSDSASEDVLIGCANSMDLAFVDAGYVGSRKIKTIGALELRVLRKGTFGQVMDHYLSLGGAVSQFKTPRFVSQSNSKVLQILSRNVTQCYFSTAYGL is encoded by the exons ATGATTGTGTTGGCTCTTCCAGAAATGCAGAAACAGTTCACAAATTTCACGCTTAAG CAATGCTTCTTCAAGTGGTTTATCTGGTTGTTTTATTCCGATTTGGATATTTGCAGACCTTCCTCTTCAGCAAAAGCAGGTGTTAAG CAGGATACATTGAGAAAGATTCTTGAACTGAATGGTGATGCTGAGTATCTGAATCGCTTCAATCTTGGAAGGAGAACAGATTCAAAGAGCTTTAAATCCTGCATTCCTCTATGTGTGCATAGTGACATAGAGTCCTACATCCAGAGGATAGCCGATGGAGATGACTCACTGGTGCTAACTGGGAAGCCCATCACTTCCCTCTCCGTAAG TTCTGGTACGACGCAGGGAAAACCCAAGTTTTTGCCATTCAATGATGAATTGCTTGAGAGTACAGTTCAAATATTCCGAACCTCATATGCTTTTAGAAATCG TGAATATCCTATTGGCAATGGAAAAGCCTTGCAGTTTGTTTATGGGAGCAAGCAAGTCTTCACCCAAGGGGGCATTCTTGCTACAACTGCGACAACAAATTTGTACAGGAGTCGGCGTTTCAAGGAAGCAATGAAGGATATCATGTCTCAGTGCTGCAGTCCTGATGAAGTCATCTTTGGTCCTGACTTCCATCAGTCTTTGTACTGCCATCTATTATGCGGGTTAATCTACTCAGATGAAGTTCAGTTTGTTTTCTCGCCATTTGCACACAGCCTCGTCCATGCATTTCACACCCTCGAGGAGGTATGGGAAGATCTATGTGCTGATATAAGAGATGGTGTTCTCTCAAAGAGAGTCACCACACCTTCTATCCGCCAAGCTGTTTCAAAAATCTTGAGGCCGAATCCTGAGCTTGCTAGCTCGATTTACATTAAGTGCCAGAATCTGAGTAATTGGTATGGGGTAATTCCAACACTATGGCCAAATGCCAAGTACATCTATGGCATTATGACAGGGTCCATGGAGCCATACCTAAAGAAACTGAGACATTATGCTGGTCACTTACCACTGATGAGTGCTGACTATGGTGCATCTGAAGGATGGGTTGGTTCTAATGTAAACCCAACCCTGCCGCCTGAGGAGGTGACATATGCTGTTCTTCCGAATATTGCTTATTTTGAGTTCATTCCTCTGGAAAAAACGAAAGGCGACGAAATGGAGAACAGTTCCTCTATTCACTACATAGAGTCAGAGCCTGTTGGCCTAACTGAAGTTGAGGTTGGCAAAATCTACGAAGTTGTAATAACAAATTTTGCAG GTCTATACCGATACAGACTGGGAGATATTGTGGAGATAGCGGGCTTCCATAACTCGACACCAGAGCTCCAGTTCATCTGCCGCAGAAGTCTAGTCCTCAGCATCAACATCGACAAGAACACAGAGAAAGACCTGCAGCTAGCCGTCGAAGAGGCGGAGAAGCTCTTGGCCGCGGAGAAGGTGGAGGTGGTGGACTTCACGAGCCTCGTGGACAGATCGAGCGACCCAGGGCACTACGTCATCTTCTGGGAGCTGAGCTCCGACAGCGCCAGCGAAGATGTCCTGATCGGCTGCGCCAACAGCATGGACCTGGCCTTTGTGGACGCCGGGTACGTCGGGTCGAGGAAGATCAAGACCATCGGCGCCCTCGAGCTCCGGGTGCTCCGGAAGGGAACCTTCGGGCAGGTCATGGACCACTACCTGAGCCTCGGCGGCGCCGTCAGCCAGTTCAAGACGCCGCGGTTCGTGAGCCAGTCCAACAGCAAGGTGCTGCAGATACTGAGCAGGAACGTCACCCAGTGCTACTTCAGCACTGCATATGGGCTCTGA
- the LOC8054401 gene encoding uncharacterized protein LOC8054401, with protein sequence MEQLRQLGEALGAINALMVFEPELRVNPRQCRLLADACAHALAAVTGEVRAHLRFEERGAKWRAVEPPLRELHRAFRDAEGYVRHCLCLDPRGGGGGSGWWARAAAAAHGTECVEQHLHGILWCVAVAVEAVEAAAEIAGDDADEIARRRVVLANKYDGRSMLEPRMFQHAYGKLYLVSQEFVARMDTAWKEDRWLLSQLLDEMKSPAAPKPLTKSERRLADVLAAPRGKLHPASVLLNGDYSVRRRLGGNLKEAHWMGDSFAVKHFIGDADAEVSMLSSVAHPNVAHAAYCFHDEERKEYFVIMDQLMAKDLGSYVKEMSSPRRRIPFPLVVAVHIMLQIARGMEYLHANKIYHGELNPSNVLVKPRQQPDGYVHVKVAGFERPAGTVTNGAKASANGNANAAGAGGDDTCIWYAPEVLEHQGSRDRHTEKADVYSFAMICFELLTGKVPFEDNHLQGDKTSKNIRAGERPLFPFQAPKYLVALTKRCWHADPAQRPPFASVCRVLRYVKRFLVMNPEPQQADAPPAAPAADYLDIEAQLLRRIPAWQRGQGAPPRVADVPFQMFAYRAVEREKTAAGAHASRDSRATDSGSEENSLCGDENGVGATTPDDDASTVSGGTVRSRPDSSDGKKTTPVRKADGKTPPRQAGSQQKVKPVSAVKPPPATRKTVGVKPELPARRPTSGHTSD encoded by the exons ATGGAGCAGCTCCGGCAGCTCGGCGAGGCGTTGGGTGCCATCAACGCGCTGATGGTGTTCGAGCCCGAGCTCCGCGTGAACCCGCGGCAGTGCCGCCTGCTGGCCGACGCGTGCGCGCACGCGCTCGCCGCCGTCACGGGGGAGGTGCGCGCGCACCTCCGCTTCGAGGAGCGCGGCGCCAAGTGGCGCGCCGTCGAGCCGCCGCTCCGCGAGCTCCACCGCGCGTTCCGCGACGCCGAGGGCTACGTCCGCCACTGCCTGTGCCTGGacccgcgcggcggcggcgggggcagcGGCTGGTgggcgcgcgccgcggccgcggcgcaCGGCACCGAGTGCGTCGAGCAGCACCTCCACGGTATCCTCTGGTGCGTCGCCGTCGCGGTCGAGGCCGTCGAGGCCGCCGCGGAGATCGCCGGCGACGACGCCGATGAGATCGCGCGGAGGCGGGTTGTGCTCGCCAACAAGTACGACGGTCGGAGCATGCTCGAGCCCAGGATGTTCCAGCACGCCTACGGCAAGCTGTACCTGGTGTCCCAGGAGTTCGTCGCGCGGATGGACACGGCGTGGAAGGAGGACAGGTGGCTGCTGTCGCAGCTGCTCGACGAGATGAAGTCGCCGGCGGCGCCGAAGCCGCTGACCAAGAGCGAACGCCGGCTCGCCGACGTCCTGGCCGCGCCGCGGGGAAAGCTGCACCCGGCGTCTGTCCTGCTCAACGGGGACTACAGCGTGCGGAGGCGCCTCGGTGGCAACCTGAAGGAGGCGCATTGGATGGGGGACAGCTTCGCCGTGAAGCATTTCATCGGGGACGCCGACGCCGAGGTCTCGATGCTCTCGTCGGTGGCGCACCCGAACGTGGCGCACGCCGCCTACTGCTTCCACGACGAGGAGAGGAAGGAGTACTTCGTGATCATGGACCAGCTCATGGCCAAGGACCTCGGCAGTTACGTCAAGGAGATGAGCTCCCCGCGGCGGCGGATCCCGTTCCCCCTCGTCGTCGCTGTCCACATCATGCTGCAGATCGCGCGCGGGATGGAGTACCTGCACGCCAACAAGATCTACCACGGCGAGCTGAACCCGTCCAACGTGCTCGTCAAGCCGCGGCAGCAGCCTGACGGGTACGTGCACGTCAAGGTCGCCGGGTTTGAGCGGCCGGCGGGCACCGTCACAAACGGCGCAAAGGCGTCTGCTAATGGCAATGCCAACgcagccggcgccggcggcgacgaCACCTGCATCTGGTACGCGCCGGAGGTTCTCGAGCATCAGGGGAGCCGCGACAGGCACACCGAGAAGGCGGACGTGTACAGCTTCGCGATGATCTGCTTCGAGCTGCTGACGGGCAAGGTCCCGTTCGAGGACAACCACCTGCAGGGCGACAAGACGAGCAAGAACATCCGCGCCGGCGAGCGGCCGCTGTTCCCGTTCCAGGCGCCCAAGTACCTGGTCGCCCTGACCAAGCGGTGCTGGCACGCCGACCCGGCGCAACGCCCGCCGTTCGCCTCCGTCTGCCGCGTCCTCCGGTACGTGAAGCGGTTCCTGGTCATGAACCCGGAGCCGCAGCAGGCCGACGCGCCGCCAGCCGCGCCGGCCGCCGACTACCTCGACATCGAGGCGCAGCTGCTGAGGCGGATCCCGGCGTGGCAGCGGGGCCAGGGCGCGCCCCCGCGCGTGGCGGACGTGCCGTTCCAGATGTTCGCGTACAGGGCCGTGGAGAGGGAGAAGACCGCCGCCGGCGCGCACGCCAGCAGGGACAGCCGGGCCACGGATTCCGGCAGCGAGGAGAACTCGCTGTGCGGCGACGAGAACGGGGTCGGGGCGACCACCCCAGACGACGACGCGTCCACCGTGTCGGGCGGCACAGTGAGGTCGCGACCGGACAGCAGCGACGGCAAGAAGACTACTCCGGTCAGGAAGGCGGACGGCAAGACGCCGCCCAGACAAGCAG GATCTCAGCAGAAGGTGAAACCGGTGAGCGCGGTGAAGCCTCCGCCGGCGACGAGGAAAACGGTGGGCGTGAAGCCGGAGCTTCCGGCGCGCCGGCCGACGTCCGGGCACACCTCTGACTAG